A single Clostridia bacterium DNA region contains:
- the rpsM gene encoding 30S ribosomal protein S13: MARISGVDLPREKRLEIGLTYIFGIGLATSRKILAETGISPDIRVKDLAESDVAVLREYIEKNLRVEGDLKREIDMNIKRLREIGCYRGVRHRKGLPVRGQSSKRNARTRKGPRRTVGRSKK; encoded by the coding sequence ATGGCTCGTATATCCGGTGTAGATTTGCCAAGAGAAAAAAGGCTCGAAATCGGTTTGACGTATATTTTCGGTATAGGTCTTGCCACTTCGCGCAAAATTTTGGCAGAGACGGGAATCAGTCCCGACATAAGGGTAAAAGATTTGGCAGAGAGCGACGTTGCCGTACTCAGAGAGTACATCGAAAAGAATTTGCGCGTGGAAGGCGATCTCAAACGTGAAATCGATATGAATATCAAAAGACTTCGCGAAATCGGTTGCTACCGCGGCGTCCGTCATAGAAAGGGTTTGCCCGTAAGAGGACAAAGCAGCAAGAGGAACGCTCGTACCCGCAAAGGCCCGAGACGTACCGTCGGCCGTTCTAAGAAATAA
- the infA gene encoding translation initiation factor IF-1, which produces MSKEDVIEVQGKVIEVLPYQSYRVELEKSGAQIIAYPSGKMRIKSIKIIEGDSVKVEISPYDLTKGRIVWRDKN; this is translated from the coding sequence TTGTCAAAGGAAGACGTTATTGAGGTCCAAGGCAAAGTAATTGAGGTGTTGCCGTATCAATCTTACAGAGTAGAACTTGAAAAGAGCGGCGCGCAGATCATCGCCTATCCGTCGGGAAAGATGCGGATCAAAAGCATCAAGATCATCGAAGGCGATTCGGTAAAAGTCGAAATCAGTCCCTACGATCTGACCAAGGGTCGCATCGTTTGGAGAGATAAGAACTAA
- the rpsD gene encoding 30S ribosomal protein S4, protein MAKYTGPDCRLCRREGEKLYLKGDRCYNISSDGTQGRKLCPLEKGRINPPGPVKTGRRKVSAYALQLREKQKTKRAYGIMEKQFRMYHEKAERMKGITGENMLILIERRLDNVVFRLGIGGSRAQARQIVNHGHISVNGKNVNIPSYLVSPGDVIAVKENKQGKKLFEAVKEVGAKSALPQWLEFDKTTLTGKVLQMPKREDIDLRIKEHMIVELYSK, encoded by the coding sequence ATGGCTAAGTACACAGGTCCCGATTGTCGCTTGTGCAGAAGAGAGGGTGAAAAATTATACCTCAAAGGCGACAGATGTTATAATATCAGCAGCGACGGAACGCAAGGCAGGAAGCTTTGCCCCTTGGAGAAAGGGCGCATCAATCCCCCGGGTCCCGTCAAAACCGGCAGAAGAAAAGTGTCCGCTTACGCTTTGCAGCTTCGCGAAAAGCAGAAGACCAAGAGAGCGTACGGCATTATGGAAAAGCAATTCCGTATGTACCACGAGAAAGCGGAGCGCATGAAGGGTATCACGGGTGAAAACATGCTTATCCTCATCGAGCGCAGACTGGACAACGTCGTCTTCCGTCTCGGAATCGGCGGCAGCAGAGCGCAAGCCAGACAAATCGTCAATCACGGCCACATTTCCGTGAACGGCAAAAACGTTAATATTCCTTCTTATTTGGTCTCTCCGGGCGACGTTATCGCCGTGAAAGAGAATAAGCAGGGCAAGAAATTATTCGAGGCGGTCAAAGAAGTGGGCGCGAAGTCCGCTCTTCCCCAGTGGCTCGAATTTGACAAGACCACCCTTACCGGTAAAGTCCTGCAAATGCCGAAGCGCGAGGATATCGACCTCAGAATCAAGGAGCACATGATCGTCGAGTTGTACTCCAAGTAA
- a CDS encoding 50S ribosomal protein L17, with translation MNQRKLGRPTDQRMAMLKNEVSDLLWYGKIEITFDRAKEVSRMAEKLLTLAINTYQDTVEVVKEKVNLKDEKVSVKFTNDGPKKLAARRRLMAELYDIQEKKGEKESKSKYAARTKDINHPLIEKIFNEYAPKYKERNDKQTQGGGYTRILRLGQRKGDAAEMAIIEML, from the coding sequence ATGAATCAAAGAAAATTAGGAAGACCGACAGACCAACGTATGGCGATGTTGAAGAACGAAGTTTCCGACCTTTTGTGGTACGGAAAGATCGAGATCACCTTCGACCGCGCCAAAGAGGTAAGTCGTATGGCTGAAAAACTTCTCACTCTCGCTATCAACACCTATCAAGACACCGTTGAAGTTGTCAAAGAAAAAGTCAACCTCAAAGACGAGAAAGTGTCCGTCAAATTTACGAACGACGGTCCGAAAAAGCTCGCGGCAAGGCGTCGTTTGATGGCTGAGCTTTACGATATTCAAGAGAAGAAGGGCGAGAAAGAGAGCAAGAGCAAGTACGCTGCGAGGACGAAGGACATCAATCATCCTTTGATCGAGAAGATCTTCAACGAGTACGCTCCGAAGTATAAAGAGCGCAACGACAAACAGACCCAAGGCGGCGGATATACCCGCATCCTTAGGCTCGGTCAAAGAAAAGGCGACGCCGCGGAAATGGCGATCATCGAGATGCTTTGA
- the rpmJ gene encoding 50S ribosomal protein L36 codes for MKVRPSVKPMCDKCKIIRRHGKVMVICSKSKSHKQVQG; via the coding sequence ATGAAAGTTAGACCGTCGGTTAAACCCATGTGCGACAAATGCAAGATCATTAGGCGTCACGGAAAGGTTATGGTTATTTGCTCCAAGAGCAAGAGCCACAAGCAGGTTCAAGGTTAA
- the rpsK gene encoding 30S ribosomal protein S11 — translation MAVKKSATKKRKDITRVDRGQAHIQCSFNNTIITITDIQGNAISASSAGKLGLRGSKKSTPYAAQMVMEDAARAAKEHGLKSVDVFVKGPGQGRESAIRALQNAEIAVTSIQDVSPIPHNGCRPPKRRRL, via the coding sequence ATGGCAGTAAAGAAAAGTGCAACCAAAAAGCGTAAGGACATTACGCGCGTTGACAGGGGACAGGCGCATATCCAATGTTCCTTTAACAACACGATCATTACCATAACCGATATCCAAGGCAACGCGATCAGCGCGTCCAGCGCGGGTAAGCTCGGTCTTCGCGGTTCGAAGAAGAGCACGCCGTATGCGGCGCAAATGGTTATGGAAGACGCGGCGAGAGCGGCGAAAGAGCACGGCTTGAAGAGCGTCGACGTCTTCGTAAAAGGCCCCGGTCAGGGCAGAGAATCCGCAATTCGCGCGCTTCAAAACGCGGAGATCGCGGTTACTTCGATTCAAGACGTTTCGCCCATTCCGCACAACGGATGCCGTCCGCCTAAGCGCAGAAGGTTATAG
- a CDS encoding DNA-directed RNA polymerase subunit alpha yields MIKIKTPQINASENQDGSIAVVTVEPLEKGLGTTLGNALRRMLLSDLPGVAAVGIKIAGVMHEFSTIPNIVEDVVDIILNIKGLAFKANTALEDNQKVVVTIKTNKPGPVLGKDIDCGMAVSVVNQDHHICTINEGGELDMEITVMSGRGYVGADKNKDASAPIGYIPVDSIFTPVLSASYTVEDARVGQDINYDRLVLNVKTNGTTPAKETLSLAAKILDDHAKLFINLCESVEEMGPILEPDEPDPRDTHLEKTIEELDLSVRSYNCLKRAGIHTVGDLVEKSEGDMLKVRNLGQKSLEEVKFKLAELGLSLRSNEE; encoded by the coding sequence ATGATAAAAATCAAAACACCGCAAATCAACGCATCGGAGAATCAAGACGGGTCGATCGCGGTCGTTACCGTGGAGCCGCTTGAAAAAGGTCTCGGCACCACTCTCGGAAACGCTCTTCGCAGGATGCTGTTATCCGATCTTCCGGGCGTCGCGGCGGTCGGCATCAAAATTGCCGGCGTTATGCACGAATTTTCCACGATCCCCAATATCGTTGAGGACGTCGTGGATATCATCCTTAACATCAAAGGTTTGGCTTTCAAGGCGAACACCGCTCTCGAAGACAATCAAAAAGTCGTCGTTACGATCAAAACCAACAAGCCCGGTCCCGTCCTCGGTAAGGATATCGATTGCGGCATGGCGGTTTCCGTGGTGAACCAAGATCACCACATCTGCACGATCAACGAAGGCGGCGAGCTCGATATGGAGATCACCGTTATGAGCGGCAGAGGTTACGTCGGCGCGGATAAGAACAAAGACGCTTCCGCACCGATCGGCTACATCCCCGTGGACAGCATCTTTACCCCCGTTCTTTCGGCGAGTTACACCGTTGAGGACGCTCGTGTGGGTCAAGATATCAACTACGACAGGCTCGTTTTGAACGTCAAGACGAATGGGACGACTCCCGCGAAGGAAACTCTGTCTCTCGCGGCGAAGATCCTCGACGATCACGCGAAACTCTTCATCAATCTTTGCGAGAGCGTGGAAGAGATGGGTCCGATCCTCGAACCGGACGAGCCCGATCCCCGCGATACGCACCTTGAAAAGACGATCGAAGAGCTCGATCTCTCCGTCCGTTCTTACAACTGCTTGAAGAGAGCGGGTATCCACACTGTCGGCGATCTCGTCGAGAAGTCGGAAGGGGATATGCTCAAAGTGCGTAACTTGGGACAAAAATCGCTGGAAGAAGTCAAATTCAAACTTGCGGAATTGGGGCTTTCTCTCCGCAGTAACGAGGAATAA
- a CDS encoding EAL domain-containing protein yields MAFKWRTDKKKRKEDSSVLYGEEFDAENQKALTEETEAPKRANSFRPVSEDATAVTPFVPEEETEPTENPDPASEDLGSEASAEETAPESPTEPQTETEEPAPEEAESSVDGSEAAEESATSQDAPLDPEEEAALLAEVQAMDDGIMSAEPSDVVFAVAPAMSAQEEPTESESAESSNEASQETSSTPAEGNGEGEAFVMDDDYMQAFMAEGAMDDFVYGGNFEERQELLDQIADNAETLAEDGTEYLEKQEQEKEEAKKAEPKYNERGELLNEDGKAVLKRSLENKLALADTRERRYYNKLKNEILAYDGVKAEMQTATEVFRRGKQVLARLSVAGFTRIYFALDPVEFDVDRYKQADRSEVDFDDARMLLRVRNDDEFAIVIELLALMMGKFNISRLENPETVDYLPNFPRRSDAVLDTKGKYLSLEEKDEQNLIKEKRAEERKAAGLSEEPEQEIQIVQEEAQPLSVLPLTLENKIHQCPNTIKILYSKIKNELLSYKTVKSEMTVKNDNFKSGKKLIARITIVAEIVRLYLALDPKKYPTRKYKHKDASDQIGYEGTKLLLKIENEKERDAAVKLITELMKENGLERNKRYAYVPFAEKYPYIKNAVFKGEEDKPFVKREGEEYADVYGELTEHLREQMGATDAWGVPKGYKPDDGLTARDLLELQRSKAKTLNAGVALATPIVFFYDAAINEEGVVQYLNVYQVLNDKFLGKMIPQEYFAIAEGSSRIEELNYIALDNVVKDCNENPDIRFAVKISCRLLLKQETLTKLVDKMQTEHKNLILAFDCAMLEAVGYVGISAINTLKTQGALIMIDNAESASMRVLTEYEFDYLRLDARYYSGDSSKRLSHLDMITGYADVQNIVTTSINCEHKEEARILLDHGVKVIQGDAVARPMRIINLALTNIKPVPKVKNNGENKE; encoded by the coding sequence TTGGCATTCAAATGGCGGACTGATAAGAAGAAGCGTAAAGAGGATTCCTCCGTTTTGTACGGAGAAGAATTCGACGCCGAGAATCAAAAAGCGTTAACCGAAGAAACGGAAGCGCCCAAGCGGGCGAATTCTTTTCGTCCCGTCAGTGAAGACGCGACTGCCGTAACGCCCTTCGTCCCCGAAGAAGAAACGGAACCGACCGAGAACCCCGATCCCGCATCGGAAGATCTCGGATCCGAAGCCTCCGCCGAAGAGACGGCGCCGGAAAGTCCCACCGAGCCGCAAACCGAGACGGAAGAGCCCGCTCCCGAAGAAGCGGAAAGTTCGGTTGACGGATCCGAAGCCGCGGAAGAATCCGCGACGTCGCAGGATGCGCCGCTCGATCCCGAAGAAGAAGCCGCGCTTCTCGCCGAAGTGCAGGCGATGGACGACGGGATTATGTCCGCCGAGCCTTCGGACGTCGTTTTTGCCGTCGCGCCCGCGATGAGCGCGCAGGAAGAACCGACTGAGTCCGAGTCTGCGGAATCGTCGAACGAGGCGTCGCAGGAAACGTCTTCGACTCCCGCGGAAGGAAACGGTGAAGGCGAGGCCTTCGTTATGGACGACGACTATATGCAAGCCTTCATGGCGGAAGGCGCGATGGACGACTTCGTCTACGGCGGCAACTTCGAAGAAAGGCAAGAGCTCTTGGATCAGATCGCGGATAACGCCGAGACCTTAGCCGAAGATGGAACGGAGTACCTCGAAAAGCAAGAGCAGGAAAAGGAAGAGGCGAAGAAAGCGGAGCCGAAGTATAACGAGCGAGGCGAGCTTTTGAACGAAGACGGCAAAGCCGTTTTGAAGCGCAGCCTCGAAAATAAACTCGCCCTCGCCGACACGCGCGAGCGCAGGTATTACAACAAGCTCAAAAACGAGATCTTGGCGTATGATGGCGTCAAGGCGGAAATGCAGACGGCGACCGAGGTTTTCCGTCGCGGGAAGCAGGTTTTGGCGCGTTTGTCCGTCGCCGGTTTCACCCGCATCTATTTCGCGCTCGATCCCGTGGAATTCGACGTGGATCGCTATAAGCAGGCGGATCGTTCCGAAGTCGATTTCGACGACGCGAGAATGTTGCTTCGCGTCCGTAACGACGACGAATTCGCGATCGTGATCGAGCTTCTCGCCCTGATGATGGGCAAATTCAATATAAGCCGCCTTGAAAATCCGGAAACGGTGGATTATCTCCCGAACTTCCCGAGAAGAAGCGACGCGGTTCTGGACACGAAAGGCAAATATCTTTCTCTCGAAGAGAAGGACGAGCAAAACCTCATCAAGGAAAAGCGCGCGGAAGAAAGAAAAGCCGCGGGTCTTTCCGAAGAGCCGGAGCAGGAGATCCAAATCGTCCAAGAAGAAGCGCAGCCGTTAAGCGTCCTTCCTCTGACGCTCGAAAACAAGATCCACCAGTGCCCGAACACGATCAAGATCTTATACAGCAAGATCAAAAACGAGCTTTTGTCCTACAAGACGGTCAAATCCGAAATGACGGTCAAGAACGACAATTTCAAGTCGGGCAAAAAGCTGATCGCGCGTATTACGATCGTCGCGGAGATCGTCAGGCTCTATCTTGCGCTCGATCCGAAAAAATATCCGACGCGGAAGTATAAGCATAAGGACGCTTCGGATCAGATCGGTTACGAAGGCACGAAGCTCCTTTTGAAGATCGAGAACGAAAAGGAGCGCGACGCAGCCGTCAAACTCATCACGGAGTTGATGAAGGAAAACGGGCTCGAACGCAACAAGCGCTATGCGTACGTTCCGTTCGCGGAGAAATACCCGTATATCAAAAACGCCGTCTTCAAAGGCGAAGAGGATAAACCGTTCGTAAAACGCGAAGGGGAAGAGTACGCCGACGTTTACGGCGAATTGACCGAGCATCTTCGCGAGCAGATGGGCGCGACGGACGCTTGGGGCGTCCCGAAGGGGTATAAGCCGGACGACGGTCTCACCGCGCGCGACCTTCTCGAACTGCAAAGAAGCAAAGCCAAGACCCTGAATGCGGGCGTGGCGCTCGCGACTCCGATCGTCTTCTTTTACGACGCGGCGATCAATGAGGAAGGCGTCGTCCAGTATCTGAACGTGTATCAGGTCCTGAACGATAAATTCCTCGGCAAGATGATCCCGCAGGAGTATTTCGCGATCGCGGAGGGCAGCTCCCGTATCGAGGAATTGAATTATATCGCGCTCGACAACGTCGTAAAGGATTGCAACGAGAACCCGGATATTCGTTTCGCGGTCAAGATCAGTTGCCGTCTTTTGCTGAAACAGGAAACCTTGACGAAGCTCGTCGACAAAATGCAGACCGAGCATAAGAACCTGATTCTCGCGTTCGACTGCGCGATGCTCGAAGCGGTCGGCTACGTCGGCATCAGCGCGATCAACACTTTGAAAACGCAAGGCGCGCTCATTATGATCGACAACGCGGAAAGCGCGAGTATGCGCGTCTTGACCGAGTACGAATTCGATTATCTCCGTTTGGACGCCCGCTATTACAGCGGCGACAGCTCCAAGCGGCTTTCTCACCTCGATATGATAACGGGGTATGCGGACGTTCAGAATATCGTAACGACGTCCATCAACTGCGAGCATAAAGAGGAGGCGAGGATCCTTCTCGATCACGGCGTAAAGGTCATACAGGGCGATGCGGTCGCGCGCCCGATGAGAATTATCAATTTGGCGCTGACGAACATAAAGCCGGTGCCTAAGGTAAAGAACAATGGCGAAAACAAAGAGTGA